A part of Tigriopus californicus strain San Diego chromosome 10, Tcal_SD_v2.1, whole genome shotgun sequence genomic DNA contains:
- the LOC131887871 gene encoding uncharacterized protein LOC131887871 isoform X2, with protein sequence MPTMTKDIRSETMAQNGLHGTSSPIAQPRPTLATTSGTATSGQDEFFTSSVAVQHKNGQRGQPNQSEIRRGSNESSSSMRSYHTATSTNTIQQQQQQHQQQHHHQNFEQTQSKDHAETGMFRAVPAQANPDVQEGNWENWREIAEQRRQEERQRAAQKAHQRKGTQMQEQQGSPATKNRQHQQTTSYDQYQSSSSQQMKQKHYFQEQQSMKERQIQAIYQQNQGQGPQQRIMEPQQQQQQTNVKMKVVSSNAGGNATYQDQRSLKEKKLALQQQRDHERQMMITERKRQEEHRFHEQRTQQQMEEVKLEEEQRIQQQKLLEERRFQEEQLIQKQKIQEQKRIQEEQRIQQQKIQEQKRIQEEQRIQQQKIQEQKRIQEEQRFHQQKVQEEKMIQQQIIENEKKIHEQRRIQEQAYFEEQQRLEETRFREQKKRFEEQMRMEEQRKQTEQDMVIRQQRERFEAERKKYEYSLANNHQFSRQEEKHLSKQFEQQSFQAAEPKTRRAPKVKLQKAQSFNQEDMESLKTDHFANIKTGQVNEKRHFWMRSSSNERLNEQRFQSPGPRRRWIGEKDWIRQQALKNLDNSSPQGSSFSHATDFGNVKHVAKDWTNIVKSKSSTAILQDNYESRSRPGSSLSKPVPSWLREDQASDSTLHLTRDIHTNQVKETVEAWPSKSRESSQQPHSGRSTPAPTRHIGESFADNRIAKDGKVELRYESAPTKASKVQPGNALEPSLKLVNVAVMRVKHEDQDKIKFSHTAQEQMKSFTSSETKATISNPSSNTFQEQKHSSDFTPLRKLGTKETIPEPIRHTQTIQEPNNKIQPVIPFGTTSSKSTQNYNSQEHFQHMTAKQHTAKAEKFSLNTPDFVHKEQIDGTKSGGYRFEAPRSSNIPTSNSQENNEQRQLPTRPNEEQRDEHILANSFKSSVSKSSKTDAQQTATQNQWTTKTSVSKPQEPRESFFEPSGPTQPMQKPLRQSLEPTPTMNKTTSNFSTASFMQKNNQMKKQPMQDSKVHSDGQMFAKPEVRPQETAHSMTIIEDKMQAADNSSSHSYDKSVVNMNAAKPTFGRTPPKIPFSKGRAGEDGTQGKPPVPSPRIPSPDKRPPPTMPKPKMQPVVPLNVANKNLEPQNGLPMPVSQSWFDASAEASEVSSTSSFGHFEQIAPPQGTNKTPIPVLAGWFDEEQRKGKPQSNESLKHKPQTQRGAQAPIPPPPPPPQMNKKEKRVDFVEPPPFSPPPESDISSLNIEEMSEGGTDIEEIPIRGNVKGNIALFQEGSTGNRPKQGGHEDWKDSMKGCVSQSRQAYVQQTSNLDKDDSERLERQKELEEISKARAQTNWDNTSPHEGSESLKDSRTRELQAIAELRSKRAADAWEAERSSEKVLEATRDQRAKELQEIASMRSQNNWDEVNAEVRAKADRSQVIQEQRQIDHGPTEPSPQPLPKNPNDLDIDEMISSFQDVAASWQQRESEPQAPANQTQRAEVPSRRIGNLFKRPPAQTGESPNIPSPPPRESSKDYMMDVHQQNKQI encoded by the exons ATGCCTACAATGACCAAAGACATCCGAAGTGAGACGATGGCACAGAATGGCCTCCATGGAACCAGTTCACCGATTGCTCAGCCACGTCCAACACTGGCAACCACGAGTGGGACAGCAACATCGGGACAAGACGAGTTTTTTACCAGTTCCGTCGCAGTCCAACACAAG AACGGACAAAGGGGCCAGCCAAATCAGAGCGAGATCCGAAGAGGCTCCAATGAAAGTTCCTCCTCAATGAGATCCTATCACACGGCCACTTCCACCAATACCAttcagcaacaacagcaacagcatcagcagcaacatcatcatcagaaCTTTGAACAAACTCAG AGCAAAGATCACGCAGAAACTGGAATGTTCAGAGCCGTTCCCGCCCAAGCCAATCCTGATGTGCAAGAGGGCAATTGGGAAAATTGGCGAGAAATTGCGGAGCAAAGACGTCAAGAGGAGCGGCAGCGAGCAGCTCAAAAGGCTCACCAAAGGAAAGGAACTCAGATGCAAGAACAACAAGGATCACCCGCCACAAAAAATCGACAACATCAACAAACTACGTCTTACGACCAGTATCAAAGTAGCTCTAGTcagcaaatgaaacaaaagcaTTATTTCCAGGAACAGCAATcaatgaaagaaagacagaTTCAGGCGATTTATCAACAAAATCAGGGGCAAGGACCACAGCAAAGGATCATGgagccacaacaacaacaacaacaaactaaTGTGAAAATGAAGGTTGTCTCATCCAATGCCGGTGGCAATGCGACGTATCAAGACCAGAGATCCttgaaggagaagaaactTGCTCTTCAGCAACAAAGAGATCATGAAAGGCAAATGATGATCACGGAGCGGAAAAGACAAGAAGAGCACCGATTTCATGAGCAAAGAACCCAACAGCAAATGGAAGAAGTGAAACTTGAAGAGGAACAACGAATTCAACAACAGAAGCTCCTGGAGGAAAGGAGATTCCAAGAAGAGCAACTaatccaaaaacaaaagattcaAGAGCAAAAGAGAATCCAGGAGGAGCAAAGAATCCAACAACAAAAGATTCAAGAGCAAAAGAGAATCCAGGAGGAGCAAAGAATCCAACAACAAAAGATTCAAGAGCAGAAAAGAATCCAAGAGGAGCAACGATTTCACCAACAGAAGGTTCAAGAAGAGAAGATGATCCAACAACagataattgaaaatgaaaagaagatcCATGAACAAAGGAGGATTCAAGAGCAGGCATATTTTGAAGAACAGCAACGATTGGAAGAAACCAGATTTAGAGAGCAAAAGAAACGATTTGAAGAGCAAATGAGAATGGAGGAACAACGGAAACAAACCGAGCAGGATATGGTGATTCGACAACAGAGAGAGCGGTTTGAGgccgaaagaaaaaaatatgaatattcTTTAGCGAATAATCACCAGTTTTCGAGACaggaagaaaaacatctttccAAGCAATTTGAACAACAATCCTTCCAAGCGGCGGAACCAAAGACCAGACGAGCACCGAAGGTCAAGCTTCAAAAGGCCCAATCGTTCAATCAAGAAGATATGGAGAGTCTGAAAACGGACCACTTTGCCAATATAAAGACCGGACAAGTGAACGAAAAGAGACACTTTTGGATGAGATCTTCGTCCAATGAGCGTCTAAATGAGCAACGATTTCAAAGTCCAGGACCTCGTAGGCGATGGATTGGCGAGAAGGATTGGATCCGTCAACAAGCCTTGAAGAATCTGGACAATTCAAGTCCCCAAGGGTCATCATTTAGCCACGCCACagattttggaaatgttaaGCACGTGGCCAAAGATTGGACTAACATCGTCAAATCTAAATCAAGCACAGCCATCCTTCAGGACAACTACGAGTCTAGGTCAAGGCCTGGAAGCAGCCTTTCAAAGCCAGTTCCCTCTTGGTTGAGAGAAGATCAAGCCTCAGATTCAACTTTGCACCTGACTCGAGATATTCACACGAACCAAGTGAAGGAGACCGTCGAGGCATGGCCTTCCAAGTCTAGAGAGAGTTCTCAACAACCTCACAGTGGAAGATCTACGCCAGCCCCCACCAGACACATTGGAGAGAGCTTTGCAGATAACCGAATCGCCAAAGACGGGAAAGTGGAATTGAGGTATGAGAGCGCTCCTACTAAGGCGAGCAAAGTTCAACCTGGAAACGCACTAGAGCCTTCGCTGAAATTGGTTAACGTGGCCGTTATGAGGGTCAAGCATGAGGATCAGGATAAAATCAAGTTTTCGCATACTGCTCAAGAGCAAATGAAAAGTTTCACTTCATCCGAGACCAAAGCCACCATAAGCAATCCCAGTAGCAATACGTTTCAGGAACAAAAGCACTCCTCTGATTTTACTCCGTTAAGGAAATTAGGCACTAAAGAAACTATTCCCGAGCCAATAAGACACACTCAAACCATTCAAGAGCCTAACAATAAAATTCAACCTGTAATTCCATTTGGAACCACCTCGTCAAAGTCTACTCAGAACTACAATTCGCAAGAACATTTTCAGCACATGACAGCTAAACAACACACAGCAAAGGCCGAAAAGTTTTCGTTGAACACACCAGATTTTGTTCATAAGGAACAAATTGATGGCACGAAATCAGGTGGATATCGGTTTGAAGCTCCTCGCAGTTCCAATATTCCGACAAGTAATAGCCAGGAAAACAACGAACAAAGACAACTTCCGACAAGGCCCAATGAAGAGCAAAGGGATGAgcacattttggccaattctttcaAATCCTCGGTATCCAAGAGTTCCAAGACCGACGCTCAACAAACTGCAACACAAAACCAATGGACAACAAAGACGAGCGTATCAAAACCTCAAGAGCCCAGAGAGTCCTTTTTTGAGCCCTCTGGTCCCACTCAACCAATGCAAAAGCCATTAAGGCAGTCATTGGAACCAACCCCGACCATGAATAAAACAACATCAAACTTCAGCACAGCCTCattcatgcaaaaaaataaccaaatgaaaaaacagcCAATGCAGGATTCGAAAGTTCATTCTGATGGGCAGATGTTTGCGAAACCAGAGGTTCGTCCTCAAGAGACTGCTCATTCAATGACAATTATTGAAGATAAAATGCAGGCTGCAGACAACTCATCTTCCCATTCTTATGACAAATCGGTTGTCAATATGAATGCTGCCAAGCCGACCTTTGGGAGAACACCACCCAAAATACCCTTTTCCAAAGGAAGAGCGGGTGAAGATGGAACCCAAGGGAAACCTCCGGTTCCAAGTCCTAGAATACCTTCTCCTGACAAGAGACCTCCCCCGACAATGCCCAAGCCAAAAATGCAGCCTGTTGTTCCATTGAATGTGGCCAACAAGAATTTGGAACCACAAAATggcctgccaatgccagtgtcACAATCCTGGTTCGATGCTTCAGCAGAGGCTTCTGAAGTCAGTTCCACTTCATCATTTGGGCACTTTGAGCAAATCGCCCCGCCCCAAGGGACGAACAAGACTCCCATTCCTGTATTGGCGGGATGGTTtgatgaagagcaaagaaaGGGCAAACCCCAAAGCAACGAATCGCTCAAACATAAACCCCAAACTCAAAGAGGTGCTCAAGCTCCCAtcccaccgccaccaccaccaccccaaATGAACAAGAAGGAGAAACGTGTGGATTTTGTTGAGCCCCCGCCATTTTCTCCTCCTCCCGAATCTGATATTTCGtctttgaacattgaagaGATGTCTGAGGGAGGCACTGACATTGAAGAGATTCCAATTCGAGGCAATGTGAAGGGAAACATTGCTTTGTTCCAAGAGGGAAGCACTGGAAACCGACCAAAACAAGGAGGTCATGAGGATTGGAAGGACTCCATGAAAGGGTGCGTCTCCCAGTCTCGCCAAGCTTATGTTCAGCAGACCAGCAACTTGGACAAGGATGACAGCGAGCGTCTCGAACGACAAAAAGAATTGGAGGAAATCTCCAAGGCCAGGGCCCAAACTAATTGGGACAACACAAGTCCACATGAGGGGAGCGAAAGTCTCAAAGATTCCCGAACTCGAGAACTGCAAGCGATAGCGGAATTAAGATCGAAGAGAGCCGCAGATGCCTGGGAAGCGGAGCGCTCCTCAGAAAAAGTTCTGGAAGCCACCAGGGACCAAAGAGCTAAAGAACTTCAAGAGATTGCTTCCATGCGCTCCCAGAACAACTGGGATGAAGTCAATGCTGAGGTCAGAGCCAAAGCCGACAGAAGTCAAGTGATCCAGGAGCAACGGCAAATCGACCATGGACCAACAGAACCTTCGCCACAACCTCTCCCAAAGAACCCCAACGATTTGGATATTGATGAGATGATTTCCAGCTTTCAAGATGTGGCGGCCTCTTGGCAACAACGAGAATCCGAACCCCAAGCGCCGGCCAATCAAACTCAAAGGGCAGAAGTTCCTAGCCGTCGGATTGGAAACCTTTTCAAGCGCCCTCCAGCGCAAACGGGGGAGTCTCCCAATATTCCATCTCCTCCCCCACGCGAATCCAGCAAGGATTACATGATGGACGTCCATCAGCAAAATAAGCAAATCTAA
- the LOC131887590 gene encoding rhodanese domain-containing protein CG4456-like yields the protein MDFEKVSKGLATGEFVLVDVRGGDERKAKRIPGSQHIPLPEMDTAMTLGGEEFKAKYGFAKPEKTTHLVVHCLKGGRAAKAASSLKAQGYNAEPYSGSMEDWVARNGPTESG from the exons ATGGATTTCGAAAAAGTTAGCAAGGGTCTTGCAACCGGCGAGTTTGTCCTCGTTGATGTCCGTGGTGGGGATGAACGTAAAGCTAAAAGGATTCCCGGCTCCCAGCATATTCCAC TTCCTGAAATGGATACTGCCATGACATTGGGTGGTGAAGAGTTTAAAGCTAAATACGGATTCGCCAAGCCCGAGAAGACCACCCATTTGGTTGTTCATTGTCTCAAAGGTGGGCGTGCTGCTAAGGCTGCATCGTCATTGAAGGCCCAGGGATATAATGCCGAGCCTTATTCCGGAAGCATGGAAGATTGGGTTGCTCGCAACGGACCAACTGAGTCTGGATAA
- the LOC131887871 gene encoding uncharacterized protein LOC131887871 isoform X1, which produces MPTMTKDIRSETMAQNGLHGTSSPIAQPRPTLATTSGTATSGQDEFFTSSVAVQHKRNAQESSHSMQQQHQQQHHQQFKTSQSYAYNSASSSAYQEYDEDPQVRKVLWPANYNIYQPEMAAADPLNVHTPQINEHIDKPLSWIQSVANSHERVESKEREYEMDIQKRTWDVHLANNRLSRSKSRSILDRAKSYERSTMNANEVSMSLPGSRRGSFSRRIPSPAMNGRIGQNQNDNFWQTAVDGADSRPQSRTDHDSRKWSSVGKLNTSDWEEKIRNASKSSHQLQGPRRIQYDKNLPYSVGGGSVSDQHQFQQKSSTSKTNSSSLNQLAQSCSKEEIIEQWMRQSTTNPAPKIRSTNNEDEKPTGSKQSDDELRRFAYDMAQSMVSSMERTHNEKMGNGNAIPNQNGQRGQPNQSEIRRGSNESSSSMRSYHTATSTNTIQQQQQQHQQQHHHQNFEQTQSKDHAETGMFRAVPAQANPDVQEGNWENWREIAEQRRQEERQRAAQKAHQRKGTQMQEQQGSPATKNRQHQQTTSYDQYQSSSSQQMKQKHYFQEQQSMKERQIQAIYQQNQGQGPQQRIMEPQQQQQQTNVKMKVVSSNAGGNATYQDQRSLKEKKLALQQQRDHERQMMITERKRQEEHRFHEQRTQQQMEEVKLEEEQRIQQQKLLEERRFQEEQLIQKQKIQEQKRIQEEQRIQQQKIQEQKRIQEEQRIQQQKIQEQKRIQEEQRFHQQKVQEEKMIQQQIIENEKKIHEQRRIQEQAYFEEQQRLEETRFREQKKRFEEQMRMEEQRKQTEQDMVIRQQRERFEAERKKYEYSLANNHQFSRQEEKHLSKQFEQQSFQAAEPKTRRAPKVKLQKAQSFNQEDMESLKTDHFANIKTGQVNEKRHFWMRSSSNERLNEQRFQSPGPRRRWIGEKDWIRQQALKNLDNSSPQGSSFSHATDFGNVKHVAKDWTNIVKSKSSTAILQDNYESRSRPGSSLSKPVPSWLREDQASDSTLHLTRDIHTNQVKETVEAWPSKSRESSQQPHSGRSTPAPTRHIGESFADNRIAKDGKVELRYESAPTKASKVQPGNALEPSLKLVNVAVMRVKHEDQDKIKFSHTAQEQMKSFTSSETKATISNPSSNTFQEQKHSSDFTPLRKLGTKETIPEPIRHTQTIQEPNNKIQPVIPFGTTSSKSTQNYNSQEHFQHMTAKQHTAKAEKFSLNTPDFVHKEQIDGTKSGGYRFEAPRSSNIPTSNSQENNEQRQLPTRPNEEQRDEHILANSFKSSVSKSSKTDAQQTATQNQWTTKTSVSKPQEPRESFFEPSGPTQPMQKPLRQSLEPTPTMNKTTSNFSTASFMQKNNQMKKQPMQDSKVHSDGQMFAKPEVRPQETAHSMTIIEDKMQAADNSSSHSYDKSVVNMNAAKPTFGRTPPKIPFSKGRAGEDGTQGKPPVPSPRIPSPDKRPPPTMPKPKMQPVVPLNVANKNLEPQNGLPMPVSQSWFDASAEASEVSSTSSFGHFEQIAPPQGTNKTPIPVLAGWFDEEQRKGKPQSNESLKHKPQTQRGAQAPIPPPPPPPQMNKKEKRVDFVEPPPFSPPPESDISSLNIEEMSEGGTDIEEIPIRGNVKGNIALFQEGSTGNRPKQGGHEDWKDSMKGCVSQSRQAYVQQTSNLDKDDSERLERQKELEEISKARAQTNWDNTSPHEGSESLKDSRTRELQAIAELRSKRAADAWEAERSSEKVLEATRDQRAKELQEIASMRSQNNWDEVNAEVRAKADRSQVIQEQRQIDHGPTEPSPQPLPKNPNDLDIDEMISSFQDVAASWQQRESEPQAPANQTQRAEVPSRRIGNLFKRPPAQTGESPNIPSPPPRESSKDYMMDVHQQNKQI; this is translated from the exons ATGCCTACAATGACCAAAGACATCCGAAGTGAGACGATGGCACAGAATGGCCTCCATGGAACCAGTTCACCGATTGCTCAGCCACGTCCAACACTGGCAACCACGAGTGGGACAGCAACATCGGGACAAGACGAGTTTTTTACCAGTTCCGTCGCAGTCCAACACAAG CGGAATGCTCAGGAGTCTTCTCACAGCATGCAACagcaacatcagcaacaacaccaccaacaattcaagacgagCCAATCCTATGCCTACAACTCGGCCTCATCGTCTGCATATCAGGAGTATGACGAAGATCCTCAGGTCCGGAAGGTGTTATGGCCAGCCAATTACAATATCTATCAACCGGAAATGGCTGCAGCAGATCCGCTCAATGTTCACACGCCGCAAATTAACGAGCATATCGACAAACCATTGAGTTGGATCCAATCGGTAGCAAACAGTCACGAGCGTGTCGAAAGCAAGGAACGCGAGTATGAGATGGATATCCAGAAACGCACGTGGGATGTTCACCTGGCCAACAATCGGCTCTCAAGGTCAAAATCCAGGTCCATCCTGGATCGAGCCAAGTCTTATGAGAGATCCACTATGAATGCCAACGAAGTGTCCATGTCCTTGCCTGGCTCTCGCCGAGGCAGCTTCTCCAGACGTATTCCATCACCGGCCATGAACGGAAGGATTGGGCAGAATCAGAACGACAACTTCTGGCAAACAGCCGTGGATGGTGCGGATAGTCGCCCGCAATCGCGTACTGATCATGATTCCCGGAAATGGTCCAGTGTGGGCAAATTAAACACAAGCGATTGGGAAGAGAAGATCAGGAACGCCAGCAAGTCCAGTCATCAACTCCAAGGACCTCGGCGAATTCAATATGATAAAAATCTGCCCTATTCGGTTGGAGGAGGAAGCGTCTCCGATCAGCATCAATTCCAACAGAAAAGCTCGACCTCCAAGACAAATTCATCATCTTTGAACCAGTTGGCCCAAAGCTGTTCCAAAGAGGAAATCATCGAGCAATGGATGCGCCAATCGACGACGAATCCAGctcccaaaatacgttccacCAATAACGAGGACGAAAAGCCAACGGGATCAAAACAGAGCGACGACGAGTTGAGGAGGTTCGCCTACGACATGGCCCAATCCATGGTCAGCTCGATGGAACGTACTCACAACGAGAAGATGGGGAATGGAAATGCCATTCCAAATCAG AACGGACAAAGGGGCCAGCCAAATCAGAGCGAGATCCGAAGAGGCTCCAATGAAAGTTCCTCCTCAATGAGATCCTATCACACGGCCACTTCCACCAATACCAttcagcaacaacagcaacagcatcagcagcaacatcatcatcagaaCTTTGAACAAACTCAG AGCAAAGATCACGCAGAAACTGGAATGTTCAGAGCCGTTCCCGCCCAAGCCAATCCTGATGTGCAAGAGGGCAATTGGGAAAATTGGCGAGAAATTGCGGAGCAAAGACGTCAAGAGGAGCGGCAGCGAGCAGCTCAAAAGGCTCACCAAAGGAAAGGAACTCAGATGCAAGAACAACAAGGATCACCCGCCACAAAAAATCGACAACATCAACAAACTACGTCTTACGACCAGTATCAAAGTAGCTCTAGTcagcaaatgaaacaaaagcaTTATTTCCAGGAACAGCAATcaatgaaagaaagacagaTTCAGGCGATTTATCAACAAAATCAGGGGCAAGGACCACAGCAAAGGATCATGgagccacaacaacaacaacaacaaactaaTGTGAAAATGAAGGTTGTCTCATCCAATGCCGGTGGCAATGCGACGTATCAAGACCAGAGATCCttgaaggagaagaaactTGCTCTTCAGCAACAAAGAGATCATGAAAGGCAAATGATGATCACGGAGCGGAAAAGACAAGAAGAGCACCGATTTCATGAGCAAAGAACCCAACAGCAAATGGAAGAAGTGAAACTTGAAGAGGAACAACGAATTCAACAACAGAAGCTCCTGGAGGAAAGGAGATTCCAAGAAGAGCAACTaatccaaaaacaaaagattcaAGAGCAAAAGAGAATCCAGGAGGAGCAAAGAATCCAACAACAAAAGATTCAAGAGCAAAAGAGAATCCAGGAGGAGCAAAGAATCCAACAACAAAAGATTCAAGAGCAGAAAAGAATCCAAGAGGAGCAACGATTTCACCAACAGAAGGTTCAAGAAGAGAAGATGATCCAACAACagataattgaaaatgaaaagaagatcCATGAACAAAGGAGGATTCAAGAGCAGGCATATTTTGAAGAACAGCAACGATTGGAAGAAACCAGATTTAGAGAGCAAAAGAAACGATTTGAAGAGCAAATGAGAATGGAGGAACAACGGAAACAAACCGAGCAGGATATGGTGATTCGACAACAGAGAGAGCGGTTTGAGgccgaaagaaaaaaatatgaatattcTTTAGCGAATAATCACCAGTTTTCGAGACaggaagaaaaacatctttccAAGCAATTTGAACAACAATCCTTCCAAGCGGCGGAACCAAAGACCAGACGAGCACCGAAGGTCAAGCTTCAAAAGGCCCAATCGTTCAATCAAGAAGATATGGAGAGTCTGAAAACGGACCACTTTGCCAATATAAAGACCGGACAAGTGAACGAAAAGAGACACTTTTGGATGAGATCTTCGTCCAATGAGCGTCTAAATGAGCAACGATTTCAAAGTCCAGGACCTCGTAGGCGATGGATTGGCGAGAAGGATTGGATCCGTCAACAAGCCTTGAAGAATCTGGACAATTCAAGTCCCCAAGGGTCATCATTTAGCCACGCCACagattttggaaatgttaaGCACGTGGCCAAAGATTGGACTAACATCGTCAAATCTAAATCAAGCACAGCCATCCTTCAGGACAACTACGAGTCTAGGTCAAGGCCTGGAAGCAGCCTTTCAAAGCCAGTTCCCTCTTGGTTGAGAGAAGATCAAGCCTCAGATTCAACTTTGCACCTGACTCGAGATATTCACACGAACCAAGTGAAGGAGACCGTCGAGGCATGGCCTTCCAAGTCTAGAGAGAGTTCTCAACAACCTCACAGTGGAAGATCTACGCCAGCCCCCACCAGACACATTGGAGAGAGCTTTGCAGATAACCGAATCGCCAAAGACGGGAAAGTGGAATTGAGGTATGAGAGCGCTCCTACTAAGGCGAGCAAAGTTCAACCTGGAAACGCACTAGAGCCTTCGCTGAAATTGGTTAACGTGGCCGTTATGAGGGTCAAGCATGAGGATCAGGATAAAATCAAGTTTTCGCATACTGCTCAAGAGCAAATGAAAAGTTTCACTTCATCCGAGACCAAAGCCACCATAAGCAATCCCAGTAGCAATACGTTTCAGGAACAAAAGCACTCCTCTGATTTTACTCCGTTAAGGAAATTAGGCACTAAAGAAACTATTCCCGAGCCAATAAGACACACTCAAACCATTCAAGAGCCTAACAATAAAATTCAACCTGTAATTCCATTTGGAACCACCTCGTCAAAGTCTACTCAGAACTACAATTCGCAAGAACATTTTCAGCACATGACAGCTAAACAACACACAGCAAAGGCCGAAAAGTTTTCGTTGAACACACCAGATTTTGTTCATAAGGAACAAATTGATGGCACGAAATCAGGTGGATATCGGTTTGAAGCTCCTCGCAGTTCCAATATTCCGACAAGTAATAGCCAGGAAAACAACGAACAAAGACAACTTCCGACAAGGCCCAATGAAGAGCAAAGGGATGAgcacattttggccaattctttcaAATCCTCGGTATCCAAGAGTTCCAAGACCGACGCTCAACAAACTGCAACACAAAACCAATGGACAACAAAGACGAGCGTATCAAAACCTCAAGAGCCCAGAGAGTCCTTTTTTGAGCCCTCTGGTCCCACTCAACCAATGCAAAAGCCATTAAGGCAGTCATTGGAACCAACCCCGACCATGAATAAAACAACATCAAACTTCAGCACAGCCTCattcatgcaaaaaaataaccaaatgaaaaaacagcCAATGCAGGATTCGAAAGTTCATTCTGATGGGCAGATGTTTGCGAAACCAGAGGTTCGTCCTCAAGAGACTGCTCATTCAATGACAATTATTGAAGATAAAATGCAGGCTGCAGACAACTCATCTTCCCATTCTTATGACAAATCGGTTGTCAATATGAATGCTGCCAAGCCGACCTTTGGGAGAACACCACCCAAAATACCCTTTTCCAAAGGAAGAGCGGGTGAAGATGGAACCCAAGGGAAACCTCCGGTTCCAAGTCCTAGAATACCTTCTCCTGACAAGAGACCTCCCCCGACAATGCCCAAGCCAAAAATGCAGCCTGTTGTTCCATTGAATGTGGCCAACAAGAATTTGGAACCACAAAATggcctgccaatgccagtgtcACAATCCTGGTTCGATGCTTCAGCAGAGGCTTCTGAAGTCAGTTCCACTTCATCATTTGGGCACTTTGAGCAAATCGCCCCGCCCCAAGGGACGAACAAGACTCCCATTCCTGTATTGGCGGGATGGTTtgatgaagagcaaagaaaGGGCAAACCCCAAAGCAACGAATCGCTCAAACATAAACCCCAAACTCAAAGAGGTGCTCAAGCTCCCAtcccaccgccaccaccaccaccccaaATGAACAAGAAGGAGAAACGTGTGGATTTTGTTGAGCCCCCGCCATTTTCTCCTCCTCCCGAATCTGATATTTCGtctttgaacattgaagaGATGTCTGAGGGAGGCACTGACATTGAAGAGATTCCAATTCGAGGCAATGTGAAGGGAAACATTGCTTTGTTCCAAGAGGGAAGCACTGGAAACCGACCAAAACAAGGAGGTCATGAGGATTGGAAGGACTCCATGAAAGGGTGCGTCTCCCAGTCTCGCCAAGCTTATGTTCAGCAGACCAGCAACTTGGACAAGGATGACAGCGAGCGTCTCGAACGACAAAAAGAATTGGAGGAAATCTCCAAGGCCAGGGCCCAAACTAATTGGGACAACACAAGTCCACATGAGGGGAGCGAAAGTCTCAAAGATTCCCGAACTCGAGAACTGCAAGCGATAGCGGAATTAAGATCGAAGAGAGCCGCAGATGCCTGGGAAGCGGAGCGCTCCTCAGAAAAAGTTCTGGAAGCCACCAGGGACCAAAGAGCTAAAGAACTTCAAGAGATTGCTTCCATGCGCTCCCAGAACAACTGGGATGAAGTCAATGCTGAGGTCAGAGCCAAAGCCGACAGAAGTCAAGTGATCCAGGAGCAACGGCAAATCGACCATGGACCAACAGAACCTTCGCCACAACCTCTCCCAAAGAACCCCAACGATTTGGATATTGATGAGATGATTTCCAGCTTTCAAGATGTGGCGGCCTCTTGGCAACAACGAGAATCCGAACCCCAAGCGCCGGCCAATCAAACTCAAAGGGCAGAAGTTCCTAGCCGTCGGATTGGAAACCTTTTCAAGCGCCCTCCAGCGCAAACGGGGGAGTCTCCCAATATTCCATCTCCTCCCCCACGCGAATCCAGCAAGGATTACATGATGGACGTCCATCAGCAAAATAAGCAAATCTAA